The DNA segment ATCCCCTTCTACCGTTTCTTTGCATATTTCTTCTTTATCCCCATTACTCCCTATTAAACCCCAAAAACCCTACCTTTACATCTCCCATTGCTCTTCGTTGGCCCATACTCCAGAATTGCAACAAGACCAAGAAGAACAATCGGAAGATGAAAGTTCTAGAACAAGGATTCTTGCTCAGAATGCTCCTTGGACTTCCACAGCAGATGACCTTCGCCCTCTGTTTGAGAAATATGGCACTGTTATGGATATTGAGGTTTGCACCTTTTAAATTTTCTGCTTTTGTTGTGGAGAAAAATGATTTAACTTGTGATATCATTTTCTAGTGTTTGATTGAATATGAAGTAGGGTGAGATATGATAAATATATAAGCTGCTATGAAGATAGAGTTTCAGTTATGTTTTTCAGTAATATTATCTATTGAAAACAATGCCAGCCCTAGAGCTTTGGTCAAGTTGTAAGAGTGTAGCGCTGGACCTGTGGGTTTAGGTGTGTGTTATGAGTTTGGACCCTGTGGCTGATAAAAgtctggtatttaagtggagaatgATAGAGAGACGTGTCCATTATCCATCAAGTTGTGAACCGTGTGCTACTGGCCCTCGAGAATTTTTGGGTTATAAAAAAGAATATTGAACACTGGCGAGGGTGCCAACCAGTAGGGGAGCCATGATTTTCATTAAGGGGTATCAAAATGTATAGAAGTAAATATACAAAGAAGTCAAGTGGATTCAACATATAATATATAAACATAAAAAATTAACTTTTacctatctaaataatataattttttgacAAAGGAGTGTCAATTGGTATCTTTTGAAGCTATGCGGCTCTGCCACTGGTGTCAACCAAAAGAAAAAAGCATGCCATTTGCTGATGATATTGTGTTAATTGACGAAACTAGCGGGGGTGTCAACTGAAAGCTTGATCTATGGAGAAATATCTTAGAGAGTAACTGTTTTAAGATAAGTAGAAGTAAGACTGAGAATATGCACCGCAAGTTTAGTCAGCACGAGAAAAGTGAATTGAGGTGTGACTAGATGGAATTTTAGTGCCAAAATGCAAAAAATTTAGATATCTAGGCTCGTTGTTTCAAGAGAATATAATGCTAGATGAAGATGTTACTTATAGGATTAAACCGGATGGTTGAAATAGAGAAGTATTACCAAGGTGTTATGTGATAGAAGGATTCCTACCCGGGTGAAAGGTAAATTATAAAACAACTATAAGACCTACTATGTCATATGGTAGTGAATGTTGGGCTGCTAAAGCTCAACATATCCACAAGATGAATGTTGCAGAAACGCGAATGTTAAGATGGATTTGTGGTCACACAAAATTAGATAAGATAAAAATGACCACATTCGTCAGAAGGTACAAGTAATACACATTGAGGATACAATAAGAGAAAGTCACTTGAGATGGTTTGGTCATGTCCTGCGTCGACCTACAGATGCACCGCTTTGTAGTTGTGAAAGTGAAACTATGGTAGGGGAAAGCGTTAAAAAGGGACGGGGTAGACCTAAAATCTCATGGAAGGAAGTTGTCTCGAAAGACCTAATTAATCAGACTTAGCTAAAAATAGGGCACATGGAAGAGGAAAAAAATCATATAGCTGATACCTACTAGTTGGGAATATGTTTTAGACTTGGTAGAGAACTTCTATATTAATATTATTGTAATTgttactgctactactactactatatatatatataatcttttTAACTTgcacttttcttttatttattttggtaATGATGATGATATAAGTTGAGCTAAATGAAAGGAATAAGGATTCGTATCACCGACCTCAAGTTGTTTGGGTTGagcgttgttgttgttgtaaaaagAAATAATGAAAACAATGTGAAAATGGAGGTTGAAGTTAGTGTTATGGATTAAGAATTGTAGTATTTGCAAAGGAAACTGACTTACATCCATAAGTTAAAGAAGTCAACTTCATTTCTTTTGATGGAGAAATTTGTTGAAGGATATTTTCTCGTACCAAAATGCTAGAAAATGGTTTCAATCATGGAAACTATTCTCCGCTGTACCAAATACTCGCCTGAGCTTATTCAGTGTTTTTAAGGTTTGATTATGTATTTTCTGAGATGGGTTTGTTGTCTGTTTTTTCACCTCAAGGTTGCAATGTACAACAAGACCAGAAGCAGGGGTTTAGTCTTTGTCACAATGGGTTCTCATGAGGAAGCTAAGGCAGTTATTGAAAATCTTGAAGCCTATGTAAGTATCTCTATCATTAACTCTTCCGGAAAAACTCTATCGGTATTTGATTTTTTGTGCTGAGTTGCATTATTGGATGTTAAAACTTGACCAGGAACTTGAGGGTAGACCATTGAGACTTGCCTGGGCTAAGCCAAAGACTGTGAAACCTTCTTCTCCGCCGCCGTCCAAGCCGCTGCCTGTACACAATGTGTTTGTGGCTAATTTGCATTTTGAAGCAAGGTCTAAGGATCTTATGGAGTTCTTTAAGGCTAATGGGGCAGATGTTGTTTCTGCTGAAGTCATATTCAACAGTGATAATCCAAGACGATCTGCAGGATATGGATTTGTTTCTTTTAACACCAAGGTGGAGGCGGATGCCGCATTATCCTCTTTTGAGGGAAAGGTAATTTTCGGTTTAACTGCTTGTTCCTGTGCTTTATTTGCTCCTTTTTCATGGACTATAATTGTTGCATCTGGTTAATGTCAAAAACCTGATTTAAGTATATCCTTATCCATAGGAATTTATGGGGAGACCAATAAGGGTGGCACACAGTAAAAGATTTCTGAGAGGAGAGACAAAAAAGATTCTCCAGTCCCAAGATGTATCATCTGAATTGATCTCTGTGACAGAATAAGCTAAAGCTGTTGGAATTTGAAAGTTATTCCTATGAGGAAGTGAGTTTCCATGACCCTTTGTTTGTATAGTAGAATCCAGGAAGATATCTTGAAAAATTTTGTATCAGAAATTTAATATGGCTTCATATAcgttccttttttttcttctcgcCTCTGTTATCCTGATTATGTTCTGTTTTCTATCTCTTTTTTCTGTTTAGCTGTGAGGAAAAAATGTTTAATCAAGTATAAGTTTTAAGACAAATGTTCACTATGGTAATTGAATGCAATCCGAAGGTGACATATCCTTCAAGTTCTTTTTGCAAGAGAATCAGTAATTGTTTGTCTATCCAGACTTCCCAAGATTTGATATGTTAAAACTTACAATTAAATTTGGAGATACTCCAGAACTTATTACCCTTTTTGTTTAGAAGTAATATTAAATTGATTCACTTTCTAACTCAGAGATCCTCAAATGC comes from the Nicotiana sylvestris chromosome 4, ASM39365v2, whole genome shotgun sequence genome and includes:
- the LOC104221293 gene encoding 28 kDa ribonucleoprotein, chloroplastic, whose product is MALLRLLSSPSQLHFSTTQFSSSSSSPALFPLHHQSIIPILSPSTVSLHISSLSPLLPIKPQKPYLYISHCSSLAHTPELQQDQEEQSEDESSRTRILAQNAPWTSTADDLRPLFEKYGTVMDIEVAMYNKTRSRGLVFVTMGSHEEAKAVIENLEAYELEGRPLRLAWAKPKTVKPSSPPPSKPLPVHNVFVANLHFEARSKDLMEFFKANGADVVSAEVIFNSDNPRRSAGYGFVSFNTKVEADAALSSFEGKEFMGRPIRVAHSKRFLRGETKKILQSQDVSSELISVTE